One uncultured Draconibacterium sp. genomic window, CAAAAATACGAGAACGAAGTTTTAGCAAAAAGATAGTTTTGGTAATTAGATATTTTAGTGTGAAAATTCAGTTTTAGAGCTAAGGAAACTTAGCTTTAAAGGATGATTATTGAAGAGCTGCCACATTTGTGGTGGCTCTTTTGTTGATCACTACAATAATCTGGTGGACTTTCAGTTTTAAAGCAAAAATTTTAGCCACTCTTATGGGAGGAAAATATAAATTCATCATCGAATATATTGTTTAAGACAGTACGTTCTTTCCTGCCGGAAGCATTCATCCCGATTGAATCGGGACGAATCAGAAAGATCAAGGCTTCTTTTGTCCTTCACGCATCATCTTTACAAAACCTAACTTCGGGCGGGTGATCTTCTCACACATTCGAAGCTACCCGCTCTCAGTAAGGCTTTGTTTTGATTCAGCGCTCGACCAAAAGAGGCCGACTCACGATCTGATGGTATAAAATATTGCATGGTTTGTAGCCCGCAAGTCCGCCTTCAGGAAAATGCGTTAAGAAATTTTGGGAATGTAGCGTTAAAAAAGAAAAGCTGTTTGACACTGACCGGAAGAATGGAGTGTCGGTGGAGTTCTTTTCTTTTAGTGGAGTTCCTAAAATTTTAGCAATTTTCATGTAAGCGGTGGCATTTTTGCTAACTTTTTTTGCTACAGAAAAAAGTCAGTCGCAGCGAAGCGAGAAAAATGGTTTAAGTAGTGAATTGATAATTCGTCCACCTGAATTTCAATGTGATCCTCTTTTATTTAATATCGTTCAGAAGTTTTACAAACTCATGCTGATTAAAAATGTGGCTGCAAATGCAATAATTGCATAAAGTTCAGGAAACACGGCCAACACCATTGTTTTTCCAAAAATATCGTGTCCTGATCCTATTCCGGCAATACCATTTGAAGTTACATCTCCCTGGTTAAGGGCTGAAAAAAATCCTACAAAACCCAGAGTTAATCCTGCAGCCATAATTGCAACTCCCTGCAGCATGGTCATGTTTGCAGTAATTATTCCCGAGCTGTTGATGATAAAAAAACCAGCAAAACCATATAATCCCTGGGTGCCCGGCAAAGCGCTTAAAAGCAGGTAACTGCCAAATTTGTCGGGATTCTTTTTAAGTGCACCAACGGTTGCATTTCCTCCTTTCGAAACTCCAATGGCACTGCCAACTCCTGAAAAAATCAGCATAATGGCTAATCCTGTGTACGCTAAAATAACTGCTGTTGTCATACTATTTTTGTTTAAAGTTTATTTGTTCATTTTCAATGTTTTCCCTCAATTATTTCTTAAATGGGATATATTCTTTTCCGCCGCCTTTAAAACCTGCATTTTTATAAAACTCGACAAAGGTTAAACGCATGGGGTGAACAAACGATCCCAACGAAGAAATGAGTATGTTCAGTGTGTGCCCGAGAATAAGAAAAACGGCAAAGAAAACCGGGCCCAGTATTTTTGATGAACCTAAAATCTGTAATCCAATGTCGTTAATTACAAAGCCTAAAATGGCACTTGAAAGTCCGAGTGCAAACAAGCGGATGTAGGATAATAAATCGCCAAAAATACCGGTAACTGTGGAATAGATGTCCCAAATTCCTTTTCCAATTCGAGCGAACACGTTTACGCCCGGATCGCTGAAAAAAAGCACAAAAAATCCGCCGGCACCAAGAATCATGTACAAAATGGTTGTATTTGGCTGAATAAGTTTAACACGAACAAGCAGGAAATAGGCTACACTGCCGATAAGAATGGTTAGCCACCCTAAAGTTGCCAATGCATATCGGAATCCAAATTGTTTTGCCTGGTTTGCAGCTTTTATAAATAGTCCGAACAGAATTTGCACGCCACCCAGGAACAAGGCCAGGCTGAACATTTTATCAGGATCTAAAAAAAGGTTACGCAGATTGTTGGTAAACGGAAGTTCCGTTTCGATTAAATTTATACCAAACAAAGTACCCGAAATTGCACCAAAAAGGATGGTCGCCAAACCTAAAAACTGGATTAAAGTAAGGTACGGTTTTACTTGTTTTGCGGCTTTAATCTTATAAATACCGGCACCAATTAAAAACAAAAGTCCGTAGCCTGCATCGCCAAGACAAAAACCAAAAAACAACATAAAAAACGGCGCAAAAAATACGGTTAAGTCCAATTCTGCATAATTGGGCAGCGAGAACATGGAGCCAATGGGTTCAAATAGTTTGCTAAACCGGTTGTTTTTTAAGAGCACCGGAATATCGTCGTCCGGTGTGGCTCTTTGAGAAAGATATACAACACTGCTGGTATCCAAAAACCGGTTAAGAGCCAGATTTTTGGATTTTGGCACCCAGCCTTCAAGTAGCATTAATTTATTGTCGGCTTGTTTTTGGGTATTTTCAATTACAGCTTCAAACTTAATTTCATCAATCAGTTTTGCTTTGTATTCTTTTAATTTCGGAATGGAATTGGCCGCGAATTTATCAAAATCCAATTCGATGGTTTCAATGGCCTTTTCAAGCCCGGTTATTTGTTCTTTTAGTTTTGAGCAGGGCGTTTCCGGTAATTTTATTTCTTCCGCTTCAATCTCAAAAGCAGAACTGCCGGTTTTTACAAGTACCAAAAGAACCTGGTTTCCTTGTTCCGAAAGAAGTACCAAAGGCAAATCTTCCAATACTATTTCTGTGTATTGCTTCTTGCTTATGGCGTAGAACTGAAAATGTATGTTTTGTTGTTTTAGCCGGTCGATTAACTCCGGTGAAAAGTCTCCCCACGGAAGTGCTTTTTCGTACTGTTTACTGGTTTCTTCCAATTTTGACTCAAGCTGTTCCAGTTCTTTCTGCTTTTGAATAATGGTTTCAATGATTTCCTTTTCGTTGGCTGTATTTTCTGGCGCAGTCAGTTCTGTTTCACGTTTTGACAGGAAGAGTATTGTGTTTTCGCATGCGCTTACCTGTGCATATTTTTGCTCCAACTCAGCTGAATACTGTACTTCTTTTTGTGCCACATGAACTACTCCCAGTTCCTGTAACTCTTTCAGGAATGACAAGTATTCTGTGTGGAATACCAAAAAGGAATATTTTAGCATGGGCACAATCATCCGATCGTTTCTTTTTGTTTTTGCTGGCGTTTTTTTACAATTTTTTGAGCCGATTTGGAAAGGTTTTCTTCATCTTCCAAAAAGCGTTTTATTTTTCTGATGGCGTCTTGATACCCAGGAATCTGAACCTTTTCGTACAAATTAACTTTCTGAGTTGTCTTTCTCCGGGCATGGTCGAGCAACAGCATTTTCCTGTTAAAAATTTCTTTCTCGATAACAATCATTGCCAGTTCTTTTACATATTCAATGCCTTGCGGAAACCATTTGGGCTGCTCAAAAAGGCTGAATTTAGGTTCGTTAAAAAAGATTTCATTCAGTATTGGAATCGATACTCCGGCTATTTTTTTCGACGATGTTTTTACCTCACTAATGGTTAAAAGCTTCGGAATATATTCGTTCCATAATCCCATCGATTTGGTATTTGAACTTATCTTTTGAGCTACTTCTCTCTCCAGTTCAAAAGTCTTGTCTTTGGCCTTTTTTACTTCCAAACGCAGCGCTGCCTCCTTGTTTTTTAGTGTAGGAAGTGCCTTCAGTCTTATCTTTAACTGCTTGTTCAGACTTTGAAGTGCTGTTTTATTGTATTGAAATTTTATCGTCAAATTCTTTCATTTTTACATGTTAAGTCGCTATTCATTTAAAACCTGATTAAATCGGGAAAATTAACACGGGAACTTTTTCGGTGGTAACCAGTTGTGCCGATAAATCGGAGTGGAACAATTTGTAAAATGCCGAATGTTTTACTTTTGAAATGGAGATAATATCAATGTCGTTGGCTTTTATAAAATCGTCGAAGCCTTTGATAATGTTTTCGCTTTCAAAGAGTACGCATTTAATGTTATGCTCGCTGTAATTCTGATCAAGCATTTTGTTTAGTTCTTCCACCTTTTCCTGGTGATGCGGATCATCTTGCAGATCGATGTGAACGCAATGAATCTTTTTATCGAATTCTTTTAAAATATCCAAAAGCTTATTTAGTGAGGAATTATCGGAATCATAAAAGTTGGTGGCGTACATCACATTTATCTTTTCTTTGCCTTTAAACGAAGCTGATTCAGGAACTGTCAATACCGGATATTGTGTATTTTCAATCACCTTCAACAAGGTTTTCCCATAAAATTCGCCATCCTCACTTTTTTGGGTGTTGGCACCCATAACAATTACGTTTGGCTCGTAGCGCTTGCAAGCATCTGTAATTACATTTACGGGAGTTCCCTTTAGCATTCGGTAATGTATTTTAACGTTGTCAAGAATTTCCTTTGGAATTTGTTTTTGCAGTTTTCTACTAAAATTTACCAATTTAAGTTGTGCTTTCTGAAATGCTTCTTCCAGCTCCATTCTTACATGTTTTTCCCACGATGCCGTATGTTTATCGGGTTCATTAAAAGTGGGATCGGTATACACATAAAGCAGTTTAACCTCGGCCTTGGTTTTTTTAGCCAGACTAAATGCGTAGCGGCACAATTCAATACAATCTTCGCTAAGTTTTACCGGAACCAGTATTTTTCGTAAGTCTGTAAAGCCGATATCCTCTTTTATTTTGTCGAGGTCATAATCTTTATGAATTCGCAAAAGAATTTGAATTGCTTTTTCTGTTTCCTTTGCTTTTACCTTTAACAAGACCTCATTGGGATTGTATTTATCACTTTTCGATAAATTTTCGTTGGTGAAAAATACTTCTATTCCGTTCGATTCCAGTTTGTCTTTCACAAAACTGCCAAGATTGTGTGTTTTAATTCTCAATAGTGTAATTAATTGATTTTCCATGACTTGTTCGTTTTTTGGTTAATCTCAATTTTGATTTCCGTATTTTTCAACCATTGCAGCTTTAATGCCCGTTTCGGCAAGCGTAAAATATTTGTTGAAAAGTTTCCATGCAGTGTCGATCATTGCGTCAATTTCAATATTGATGTCAATTGCCAACAATTTTTCAGAGTATTCTTTTGCAAAACTTATTGTGCGTATATCGTAATCGGTGAGATCAAAGCCGTTTTCTATCTTGGTTTTGGCATTGGCAGCATCGGCATAAAGCCGGATTGCCGTATTCATTACATGCGGGTGATCTTCGCGCGTTTTTTTACCAATTACCAGCTGTTTTAAACGCGACAGACTTCTAAACGGATCAATGATAACTTTACCAATATCGGTGTCTTTTCGCAGAAATAACTGTCCTTCGGTAATGTAGCCGGTGTTGTCGGGGATGGCGTGTGTAATGTCGCCACCCGAAAGTGTTGTAACCGCAATTATGGTGATGGAACCACCGGCCGGAAACTGAACCGCCTTTTCGTAGAGTTTTGCTAAATCGCTGTACAACGAGCCGGGCATGCTGTCTTTCGATGGAATTTGGTCCATGCGATTGGATACGATACTCAGTGCATCGGCATAAAGTGTCATGTCGGTTAAAAGAACCAGAACACTTTGATTTTTTTCGGCAGCAAAATATTCTGCAGCTGTTAAGGCCATGTCGGGAACTAAAAGTCGTTCAACAGGTGGATTTTCTGTAGTATTTACAAAACTGATGATTCGGTCGATGGCTCCTGCATTTTCAAATACATTTTTAAAATACAGGTAATCGTCGTTTGTAATTCCCATGCCGCCAAGAATGATTTTATCGGCTTTGGCACGAAGCGCAACCATGGCCATAACCTGATTGTAAGGTTGATCGGGATCGGCAAAAAATGGAATTTTCTGCCCGGTTACCAATGTGTTGTTTAAGTCGATTCCGGCAATACCTGTTGCAATTAGTTCCGAGGGTTGTTTGCGTCGTACC contains:
- a CDS encoding V-type ATP synthase subunit K, producing MTTAVILAYTGLAIMLIFSGVGSAIGVSKGGNATVGALKKNPDKFGSYLLLSALPGTQGLYGFAGFFIINSSGIITANMTMLQGVAIMAAGLTLGFVGFFSALNQGDVTSNGIAGIGSGHDIFGKTMVLAVFPELYAIIAFAATFLISMSL
- a CDS encoding V-type ATPase 116kDa subunit family protein; its protein translation is MVFHTEYLSFLKELQELGVVHVAQKEVQYSAELEQKYAQVSACENTILFLSKRETELTAPENTANEKEIIETIIQKQKELEQLESKLEETSKQYEKALPWGDFSPELIDRLKQQNIHFQFYAISKKQYTEIVLEDLPLVLLSEQGNQVLLVLVKTGSSAFEIEAEEIKLPETPCSKLKEQITGLEKAIETIELDFDKFAANSIPKLKEYKAKLIDEIKFEAVIENTQKQADNKLMLLEGWVPKSKNLALNRFLDTSSVVYLSQRATPDDDIPVLLKNNRFSKLFEPIGSMFSLPNYAELDLTVFFAPFFMLFFGFCLGDAGYGLLFLIGAGIYKIKAAKQVKPYLTLIQFLGLATILFGAISGTLFGINLIETELPFTNNLRNLFLDPDKMFSLALFLGGVQILFGLFIKAANQAKQFGFRYALATLGWLTILIGSVAYFLLVRVKLIQPNTTILYMILGAGGFFVLFFSDPGVNVFARIGKGIWDIYSTVTGIFGDLLSYIRLFALGLSSAILGFVINDIGLQILGSSKILGPVFFAVFLILGHTLNILISSLGSFVHPMRLTFVEFYKNAGFKGGGKEYIPFKK
- a CDS encoding V-type ATP synthase subunit D is translated as MTIKFQYNKTALQSLNKQLKIRLKALPTLKNKEAALRLEVKKAKDKTFELEREVAQKISSNTKSMGLWNEYIPKLLTISEVKTSSKKIAGVSIPILNEIFFNEPKFSLFEQPKWFPQGIEYVKELAMIVIEKEIFNRKMLLLDHARRKTTQKVNLYEKVQIPGYQDAIRKIKRFLEDEENLSKSAQKIVKKRQQKQKETIG
- a CDS encoding universal stress protein — protein: MENQLITLLRIKTHNLGSFVKDKLESNGIEVFFTNENLSKSDKYNPNEVLLKVKAKETEKAIQILLRIHKDYDLDKIKEDIGFTDLRKILVPVKLSEDCIELCRYAFSLAKKTKAEVKLLYVYTDPTFNEPDKHTASWEKHVRMELEEAFQKAQLKLVNFSRKLQKQIPKEILDNVKIHYRMLKGTPVNVITDACKRYEPNVIVMGANTQKSEDGEFYGKTLLKVIENTQYPVLTVPESASFKGKEKINVMYATNFYDSDNSSLNKLLDILKEFDKKIHCVHIDLQDDPHHQEKVEELNKMLDQNYSEHNIKCVLFESENIIKGFDDFIKANDIDIISISKVKHSAFYKLFHSDLSAQLVTTEKVPVLIFPI
- a CDS encoding V-type ATP synthase subunit B; this translates as METTAFQKIHIKIDQITKATCTLHASGIGNEEMALVNDRLAQVVKIEGDLVTLQIFSGTEGIPTNAEVVFLGHAPQLAVSDELSGRFFNAYGHPIDGGPEVDGKLVEIGGPSVNPVRRKQPSELIATGIAGIDLNNTLVTGQKIPFFADPDQPYNQVMAMVALRAKADKIILGGMGITNDDYLYFKNVFENAGAIDRIISFVNTTENPPVERLLVPDMALTAAEYFAAEKNQSVLVLLTDMTLYADALSIVSNRMDQIPSKDSMPGSLYSDLAKLYEKAVQFPAGGSITIIAVTTLSGGDITHAIPDNTGYITEGQLFLRKDTDIGKVIIDPFRSLSRLKQLVIGKKTREDHPHVMNTAIRLYADAANAKTKIENGFDLTDYDIRTISFAKEYSEKLLAIDINIEIDAMIDTAWKLFNKYFTLAETGIKAAMVEKYGNQN